The Devosia sp. genome segment GCGTCACCTCCAGCACCGGCAACCCGCCGGCGACCAGAGCCTCGGCCAGTGGCCGGGCCTGTGCCACATCGTCGAGGATGATCACCGGAACGACCGGGGCAAGCGAGAGGATGGATCGGATGGCGTTGGCGTCCTGCGGCATGACAAGTCCTCGTCGTGAGAAGTTGGTTGCAGGGTTAGGCGGATGACGAATTTCCTGCAAGGCCATTCATTGAAATGAAACTCAAAAATACCTAGGTTCCCGGCAAAGAGGCGGGGAGGCCCCCATGGTTCAGACGATCAACGCGGTAACCCCGCTGGCCGAGGCAAGGGCCATCCTGGCCGACAGTTTCGACCTCAATTATTCCAAGGCCGTGGAGCGGGCGACCGACAAGGTCTTCGACCGCGTCAAGGACAAGATCCCCGAAATCGAATGGCCCTTCTATGCGCCGCTGATCTTTCAGATCAATCGGCTCAAGAAGGAGAAGGACGCGGTCATCCTCGCCCATAACTACCAGACGCCGCAGATCTATCACGGCGTTGCCGATGTGGTGGGCGACAGCCTGCAACTGGCCATCGAGGCCACCAAGGTGCGCCAGTCGGTGATCGTGCAGTGCGGCGTGCACTTCATGGCCGAGACGTCAAAACTGCTCAATCCCGACAAGACGGTGCTGATCCCGGATAGCCGCGCCGGCTGCTCGCTGTCCGAAAGCATCACCGCCGAAGACGTTCTGGCCATGCGCGCCCAGTATCCCGGCGCGCCCGTCGTCACCTATGTCAACACCTCGGCAGCCGTGAAGGCCGTTACCGATGTGTGCTGCACGTCGTCCAACGCCCTGGACATCGTCAATCGGGTCGAAGGTGACACGGTGATCATGATCCCCGATCAATACCTGGCCGCCAATACCGCCAAGAAGACCAAGAAGAAGATCATCACCTGGGCAGGCGCCTGCGAGGTCCACGAAACCTTTACCGCCGAGGATATTTCCGAGCTGCGCCACGCCTATCCCACGGCCAAGATCATCGCCCACCCCGAATGTCCACCCGAGGTCATCGACGCCGTCGACTTCGCCGGCTCGACCGCAGCGATGATCGATTGGGTCAAGACCACCAAGCCACCGCGCGTCGTCATGGTCACCGAATGCTCCATGTCCGACAATGTGGCCAGCGAGACCACTGGGGTGGATTTCCTGCGCGGCTGCAACATCTGCCCGCACATGAAGCGCATCAATCTCGAAAATGTGCTGTGGTCGCTCCACACCATGAGCGAAGAGGTCACCATCCCCACCGACATCATCGCCCCCGCCCGCCGCGCCGTCGAACGCATGATCGAGCTGAGCCGCAAGGGCGACTGAGCCGCCGTGCACGCGATCCCCACCTCCCCCTCGAGGGGGGAGGCAAGCAAAGCTTGGCGACGCTCGGAGGGGCTGCCGCCAACCACGCTCGCGTGTGATCAGTCCAAACGAACCTATCCCGGCCGCCGCACCACAAGGTCAATCTCCACCAGCGCCCCCACGGCCAGCGCCGTCACGCCCACAGTCGTCCGGGCCGGCAGCTTTCCCGCCTCGAAATAGCCCGGCCAGATGGCATTGAACGCGGCATAATCGCGCTCGAACTGGGTGAGATAGATGCGGGCCATGACGATATGCTCGAGCCGCAACCCAATACCGCCCAGCACGATCTTGAGATTGTCCATCACCCGCCTGGTCTGGGCCTCGATGCCCTCGGGCAGAGGCGCATCGGGCGCATCGGGATCGGTGGGCATCTGCCCGGTGACGAACACCAGGCCATTGGTCTCGACGGCGTGGCTGAATGGGGCGACCGGGCGGGGGCCGGTGGTGATCATGTGGTGCAGAATGTCGGACATTGACCGGTCCTGTTCCTTTTTGCTGTGACGCTGCGCGAAACGATAACAGTCCGCTAACCGAATGCCCATGCTTGCGCAGGCGCCGGCGAAGGCGCACACTCCCTGCGTGATGCGCACGGTTTTCCCCCTGGTGATCGCTGTCCTGTTGTCGGCCCTTGGGCCTGCGCCCCTGGTCTTTGCCCAGTCCGGCGGCTTCAGCGTCACCCAGTCGAGCCAGATGGATGCCCTGTTTGCAAGGCTTTCCGCCGCCACCGATGAAGCGGAGGCCCGTGCTATCGCCGACGAGATCTGGCAGATCTGGACCCACCCGGACGACACGGCTATCGCCGCCCGCATGCAGGACATCATTGCCCAGAGCGGCTTTGCCGGCCCGGCCAGCCAGATGCCGCTCATTGATGCGCTTGTTGCCGATTATCCAGATTATTCAGAGGGTTGGAACCTGCGCGCCACCGCCCATTTCCTCAATGGCGCCTATGAAAAGTCGCTCCTCGACATCGAAGAAACCCTCAAGCGCGAACCCCGCCATTTCGGCGCCATGGCCGGCCGCGCGCTGATCTATCACACCCAGGGCAAGAGCGAAGAGGCCATGAAGGCCATTCAGGAAGCTCTTGAGATCCACCCCTTCCTGCCCGAGCGCGGCCTCTTCCCCGACCTCGGCCCGCCCCCGATACGCAGTTGAAATCAATAGGAAATCCCAACTCATGAGCGAAGGCGACTACACCGTAAAGCGCGAGGAGGGCCCCACGCGCGGCCGCTATGTCATCGCCCTGGCCCCCGGCGCCGAAGCGGAAATGACCTACAAGAAATCCGAGGACGGTATGATCATCATCGATCACACGGGCGTCCCGCCCGAATTCGAAGGCCGCGGCATTGCCCTGCAACTGGTCAAGGCCGCCATCGCCGACGCCCGCGCCCAGAACTTCAAGATCAAGCCCGTCTGTCCCTATGTCGTGGTGCAATTCCGCCGTCATCCGGACTGGTCGGACCTTCTCGCCTGAACCTCAATAGCCGTAGCGCACCCCGTCGGCCCCGTCGGCCGTCAGTTCCGCCAGATCGTCCCAGGCAATGCGGGCGGTGGGCGAGCCATAGGCATAGGCGGCCACTTCATAAGGGCCGAAAGTCACCACCAGGTCATAGGGGTCGGACAGGTCCCAGCGTTCGGGGTTGATGACCACCTCGGCAATATCCTGCGGATCGTCCAGCATCAGGAATGAACCATGCTGCGCCCGCAGGGCCGCAGTGACCTTCTTGAGCAGCGCGCCTTCCCAGCCGGGCTTGTCGAATATGTCGGTCGCCACCACTTCCCGCTCTTCGTCGCTCAACCAGTGGAGGAAAAAGGTCATGCCATTGCCATGGGCAGCGCCATGGCCATACCAGTAGGTGGTGACATCCAGCGTAATGCGCCGGCCGGTCGAAGTGTCGGAAACGCCCATCGACACATAGGTGTCGCTGGTTTCGTCAACCGCCCCCGGATCGCCAGAATCGGCCGGAATATCGGACAGCGCATAGGACTTTTCGGCAACGAAATCGTTGAACGCCGCGTGGAACGGAACGGTGCCATCCAGTTGCGGGTAACTCACCTCGTGGCGTGCCACCGGCCAATAGGATTCGGGATTTGCCGCCTCATAGGGGTCAGGCAAGGCCGCGTAACGGCTGGTTGGATAATAGCGGTACCCGTCGATGATCCGGCTGGTCTCGAGCACCCGCGAGCGGTCCGAGAACACATCGATCAGACAGGAAAGACCGGCCTCGGAATAGGCACCCGAGCTCAGGGGGCGTGCGCCGGGGCTGCAGGCCTGCTGGGCAAAGGCCAGCCAGCGCCGCTGGTCGCCCCGCATCTGCTCCCGCGCCGGTTCGGACAGCCCGCCCAGCGCCGTCTCATAGGTCAGGGCCAGCCGGTCGTCGGCCGCCGAAAGATCGGCATTGTCGCAAATGGCGCGCTCGAATGGGGTCGTGGCGCGCGTGCAATCGAAACTGGCCGCAAGCGCGATGGAAGCGGGCATGAACAATTGTCCGATGAAAAGCAGCCCGGCCGCGATGGCAATACGCATGTCCATGATCTCCCCGCAGTGAACCTGCGCCGAGATAAGCAGGCCAAACCCGCCGCTTCAACCCTGCCGGTTGCGTGAACTCTTGTGGAAGTCGCCCATTTCCCGATCGAAAACCACCACGCGATTGCGCCCCTGTTCCTTTGCGGCATAGAGCGCGGCATCGGCCATGTCGGTCGCGATCTCAAGACCGTCCCCGGCTTCGGCCATGCAGGCGCCGATGCTGGCCGACATGGCAATCTCGCTTCCGTCGGCCATGAGCAGCGGGCCATCGTTGATCGCCGCCAGCACCGCATAGGCCATGGCCCTCAGCACATTGGACGAACTCTCGGGCAACAGCACGATGAACTCGTCCCCGCCCCAGCGGGCGCAGGGATTGGCCGGACCGACGACCTGAGCGATACGCATGGTCATATCATTGATCACCGCATCTCCGGCGGCATGGCCGAAATTGTCGTTGATGCCCTTGAAACGGTCGATATCGACAAGCAGCAGCCCATAGGCGCCTTCGGGGGCGGCTGCGGCATGGGCGGCAGAGAATCCGCGGCGATTGAGCAGGCCGGTCTGGCCATCCATATTGGCCAGCCGCTCGAGGTCCGCGGTGCGCTCGCGCACGCGCGCTTCGAGTTCACTGGTCTGCACATCGACCGCCCCTGCCATGTCGGAAAAGGCCGTCGACAGCCGGTCGATCTCGTCCCCGCCCGTGCCGCCCAGGGCCCGCGCTGCCGGATAATCGCCGGACCGGGCCCGGCGAACCGCGGTTTCGAGCACGAAGACCCGGTCCAGGACGGATCGCTTGAAGACCAGCATCAGCACAAAGGCCGTTATGCCCATCACCGCGATCAGCAGCGCCCCGATGGGCAGGAACAGGCGCTTGTCGATGATGGCATCCACATCCATCAATGTGACATTGAACCAGCCGAGCCGGTCGAGATAGCCGGCGCCCACAAGCACCTGCTTGCCCTCGATGGTCACGAAGTCGGAAATGACCTGCACCTCGGAACTTGCCACCCGGTCGAGCAGGCGCTCCAAGACCTGCCGGTCCGCCTCGCTATCCACCAGCGAGAACACGGTACGCTTGTCGCTGAGGCTTTCCGAAAGGCTGGCCAGGTTGACTAGGTCTTCGTCACGATGGGCCTGAATAAAGCCCTGGCGATCGACAAACATCGACGTCACCCCGGTCTGGGGGACGTTGACCACTTCCTGGATGAAGGCCGTCAGGTCAATGCCGGTGCCGAGGACGCCCAGCACATTGCGCCCCTCACGGATGACGCAGTTCATCCAGACCTTTGTGACCCGCAAATTGGCGTCATTGTCGACATTGAGATAGCACCCCTCCCCCAGCGCCTTGGCGGAAAAATACCAGGCATCGCGGGGGTTGTCGGCGCTCACGGCATAACGACGCTGGTTGCCGGCATAGGCATTGGCCGCATCGTTGAAATAGTAATTGCCCGAGCCATCGATGACGAAAAAGTAGGACCGGTCGGCAAAGCTCTGGCGAAAATGCTCGAGTTCGGCGATGCCGCGCCGCATCAGTGCCGGGTCATCCTCATTGCGGGCCCAGTCGCGAATGGCCTGGCTGCCGGCCAGCGTCTCGGCCAGCGAGACCTCGCGCACCAAGGCGCCCAGCCCACGATAGCGATCGTAGAGCACCTGCTTTTCGGCGAACAGCGTGCCCAGTTGGATGACCGTGCTATTGGCGATCCAGTTGAACGCCAGATAGGCCGGCGCGGCGACCACCGCAAATCCGGCCAGGACGAACAGCAATACCTTCAGCGACAAGGTATCGCCGATATGGCGCAACAGGGACGAAATCGGGCGACGCATGGGCGGTTGGATCAGTGAACAGGGGCCGATCCTCGGCCAGAACGCCTCAAGACTTTATTAAGATTGATGGCTTTTTGGACCCGGCTTGGACAGGAACGCAGCGATCGCGCTGATTTCCTCCTGACGGATTTCATGGCCGCCTTCATGCCAGGCCCGATCGACATCGGCGCCATTGGTCTCGAAGTAAGCGGCGAGGGTGCTGGTTTCCGGAGCCGGGGCGATCGGGTCCCGACGGCCTGCGGTGATCAGCACCTGCCGGCCGGAATAGTCGGCCGGTGCCGGTGAAAACGGGATCAGCGGATGCATGAGCACAACGGCATCGAAAAGCTGCGGCGCGGCGAACTGCACGGAGGCCAGGATATTGGCGCCGTTTGAATAGCCGAGCCCGATGACCTTGCCTTTGTGATCTGGCCCGATCTGGGCGCTGACGAATGCGCGCATGGCCTCGGTCCTCGTGGCCAGGTCGGCCATGTCATAGACACCCTCGCCAGTCCGGCGGAAATAGCGCAGGGCGCCCTGCTCGCTGACATCGCCGCGGGGCGCAATACGCCGGGCGCCCGGCAGCACCTGTGCGGCAAAATCAAAGAACTGGTTCTCGTCCCCGCCGGTGCCATGGAAGAGGAAGATCGTGGGAGACGCCTCGTGCTCTCCGTCAGCCTGCCTGAAATGATACGCGGACATCAAATTCTCCTGTACTGCCGGGAATATGGACAGCCGGAGGCATAGGGGCAATTGCGCTGTGCCGACACGGACCGTTGCCGATCCGGCAACAATGGCTCAGGGACGATAGCCCGCCAGAATGGCGAGACGCAGCGACTCGGCCACCGCCCGCGCGGCCGTCTCTTCGGCACCGATCTCCGATTCCTGGTCGGTCAGGCTCAACGTCGCATCCTGATAGGCCGTTTCTGCGCTGCGCGTGGCCTCGAGCAGAATCTCATCGCCCTGGCGGATCGTAACCGTTGCCTGCACGGCCTCGGCCTTGGGGTCGCGGATGCGGAACGGATCGGACTTGGGCGTATAGGCGCTGGCGCTGGACGCCCGCACCGTCAGCACGGGATCGGCTGCCCCGGCCGCGCCCGGAAAGGCCACGCGCAACCGGTTGAGAACGAGTTGTTCCATGCGGTTGGAGGGCGAAGCAAAATTGAAACGGATGGCTTCCGCGCCGGAGCGATCGCCATAGACCGGCGCCAGGCTCGTGCAGCCCGAAAGCGCCAGCGAGACCAGGCCGGCACCGAGAACCACGAGAAATCTTGAGCGTTTCATGGCGTCCCCTATAGGCCCGGCAGGCCGCCGGAATAGCCCAGATTGAGCCCCGAAGGTGCCTTGATGCGGAACGTTGCCGTGATCCGCGTGTCATTGGGTGAAGTATGGGTCGGCCCCGTCCGCGTCACCGCCCCGGCAATGTTGAGATAGCCATCGTCATAGGCAAGACCGCCGCCGACCTGCAGGAACTTGTTTGCCGCCAGGTCCCAATAGACATTGCTCGATACCGACCAATAATCGGCAAAGGGCATGGTCGCCTCAACCCCAACCTCATGCAGGTCTCGCACATTGCCCAGACCCGTCTCGGCCTTGGCATAGCGATAGTTGAAGGCGCCGGCCCAGCCGTCCTGGCTGTATTTGATGCCCGCACCGGCCCGCGCCAGCGCGAATGTCGTGGTGTCGACCTGCAGCTTGCCGCCAAGGCTGACGCTGTCCATCACCCTTCCATAGGCGCCCAGGACTGCGTAGGAGGCGGCGGAATCCAGGCCGGAATCGACGCCGGCATTGGTCAGGTCCGGCGTGGCAAAGACATTGGTCCCGGCCAGCTGGAACGATTGGCCGGCCACCAGCTCAAGATAATTGCCATCGTCCATGCTGGCGAGATACCGCCCGCCGACATTGAGGCGCAGGCCGGTTTCCTGCCGGTCGATGCCGGTGAAACGGTTGTAGCTGAACAGATTGGTGTCGTCGAAGACCACGCTCTGGGAGTCTTCATTGGTGATACCGGGGGCAATGCTGGAGGCATTGCGATAGACGATCTGCGCGATCGGCTCGACCAGATGCGTCATGCCGGGCGAGCCAGCAATGAGCGGATAGCGCACATCGAGCGCGGCGATGGGGGTCACGCCCCAGAGATCGCCCGCAGGCGGTGCGCTGGCCAGCGTGCTGTTGCCGTCATAGACCGCACCATCCAGCCGCGCGCCGAGGAACGGCGTGACCACCGCGCCACCGGCAATGAACTGGTTCTGCCAGCTGGCCTGGGCCATGCCGTGCATGCGGCTGCCGGCATAGCCGTGAACATAGGGCACGCCGCCCACGGTGCTGGCACTGTCGCGCACCCGCTGCACACCGAGAAGGCGGGCTTCGATATCCACCTGCCCGGCGCCCTCGGGCAGGGTGAAGGTCTTTTCGACCCGGACATTGGGAAGCGCCAGCCCTTGCCTTTCGACTTGTGCCTGGCTGGTATTGCCCAGGGCATTGAACTGCTGCACCCGGGCATCGAGATAGGTGTCGTCATTGAGATGGGTGACATAGACCTGGTTGATCGCAGCCTTCTGCTTGTCGAGGTCATAGTCATCGAAATAGGCGCGGTCGGTATAGACCGCGTAAGACGCGCCCACTTCCCAATCCTTGACCGGCACGAAATGGCCCGAGGCCTGGATAGCACCGCGCCAGTCGCGCACTGCCGGTCCGTAGGAGCTGAAGGCGTTCTTGTTGAACTGGTAGAGGCCGGAGGCCTTGATCCGGAACTGGCCGCCGCTGAACCGCTGGATCCATTCGGCCCCCAGCAGCCCGCCCTGCCCGGTCAGCAGCGTCGGGCTCAGGATCACGTCGGTAAACCGGCTCGAATAGACCGTGACCGGCACGGAAACCTTGAGCCCGTATTTGTCGTCGTAATCGAGTTCCGGGCGCGGCATGTCGTCGAGCGCTTCGCCACTCAGGTCCGGTAGCCACAGATAGGGCAGCCAGAGGACAGGCACACCCAGGAGCGCCAGGCTCGGTTGCTCCAGCGTTACCGAGCGGTCTTCGCGGTTATAGGTGACCTTGGCGGCGCTCATCGACCAGCCGATACGCCGGCCCTTGTCGTCAATACAGTCGCCGCACGGGGCGTAGTAGGCATTGACGAGGACCGATTGCAGTTCCCGATCATAGTCGAGGCTATCCGCCGTCACCAGCGAGCCATCGGTGCCCGTCAGGGCCAGCGACTGGAGGAAGACCTGGCGCATGCCGCCGGTCACCACCAGGCTGGGAGATTGCGAAATATTGCCGGCCGGGTCGCGCACCGTCACGCCGCCGGACATTTCGAGTTCCCCGACATTGCGGCGGAACACCAGGCTTTGTCCCTTGAGGACCCAGCCATCAGCCTTGAGCACGACATCGCCATAGGCGGTGATGGTATTATTGTTGGCGTCGAAGATCAGTTCATCCGCCTCGACGCCGGTCGGGCTGGACGGATCGATGGCCTGATTGAAGTAATTGGCCGGCACCAATCCCTGGGCGGAAACGGCAGTGATGCCCGCCGGGCCGAGCCCGGCAAGCATGGCAAGTGCCAAAGCTCCCCCGATCAGGTGGCGGTCAACTGGCCTCAAGACTTCTCCGCCTTTCTCTCGCGACGCCCTTGCGGGGCGAGGAAAAGGCGCCAATCGGCGCCGCCACTCGCACACAAAGATGCTCTGCCATTCCGGCAGTCCCATCAGATAATTAAAGTACCGACCATTCTGGTGACGGGCAATGAACAATCTGCAAACCGGGCCCGGCCCGCTGCCGGTTATGGCTGACAAGATGTTAATGGGCCACAATGAAAAAACCCGGATGGCCAGGCCATCCGGGTTCAATGGTTGCGGGAGCGCGCAATTGTCGCGCCCCTACATTCACGCTGGCGGCCTAGTAGATTTTTCTCGCCTGTCGGCTAATCAGACCGTTTTAGCTGCGGTGAGCACCCGAAACAACTGCGCCTTCGCTTGAACAAAAATCAGGTCATTCTCATCATTTACTAGAACCTTCGCACAAAGCTTTATGCCTGCGTGTAGGGGGTGCGCTCCGCCTTCATTGTCCGTTGAGCAATCGTCAACTACTGAAAAAACTCTGCCCACATCCGGAAGTTGGATATCCCGCACCTCGCGGGCAGTTGGAGCATAGACTTTCGCAAGAGCTTGGGGAGAGCCCTGCTGCGGCTCCAACTCCGACTTGATCGCAGCGAGTGCTGGCTCGTCTCCGTCTGCCAGACGCCACACTGACAAAGACCCTCCTGGCAGCAGATCAGCCTTCCTGATTAACGAACCCTTGGGTTTGCCCTTGTTGTAGTGCATTGGCTCGTAACCGGCTCGACAGATTCTTTCTTCGTCCCCGACTGGACCAGGGGACGCAGGATGCTGCGAAATGAGCTCCCGAGAGCAGAGAGCGGCGCACGTCATGCCAAATAGAACAACCGCTCTGCCACGCCAGCATCAACAACAAACCGGTGCACGGCAGTGTCGTCGATCACCGGAATGATCTTGGCCACGCATCTGGAAGGATTATCGTGCACAAATGAGCAGATAACCTCGCCGCGTCCAGAAAACTCTAGAGAAAATAGACTTTCGCGATCCAGAAGCCAACGCAAGGCAACGCGCCCATCTTCGTCAACCTCTACCTCCGGCAAGTGATCTTGGTGCAAAGCGAATGCAGACAGCACACGAGCGACGTCGGCCTGAATGGCGGCGGAGGGAGCAATAGCGCCCTCGATCCAACCATCCTGAAGACGGCCAAGCTCAGTGACGACATGGTCAGCGATATCGCTGCTGGGCGCCAGAATTGCTTCAGACTGTTGCGCTTCTCTCTTCCCGGAGCCTACGAACATATGAACCCGTGGCTGTGGGTTGCTCAACATTGAGCCGGTGGCACCGGACGTGCTACCGCCACCAAGCAAAACGGCTAAGCCTCCAGCTGCAATGTAACCTGCAAAGCGACCGAAGCTGGAGGATCGGATGGCGTGCGACGCCGTCGCAGTTGTATCCTGAAAGGTCATGTTAACCCTATGCCCGAAGCGATCGCTGGAGTGAGAAGCTTCTTAAGGAGCGACTTGTTCCGGATATGCATATTCTCCATACCGGAAACAAGCGCTTCGTTGTAATTTGCCCCAAGCCAACTGATTTGCCTAGGCGTCCGATACCGCATGTTCTGGAAGTTGGTTATCGCCACTTGGGCAGCGGCGCCGCGCTGAGCTGTCTCAGGGGTCGCGGTAAGGCCATCCAC includes the following:
- the nadA gene encoding quinolinate synthase NadA, yielding MVQTINAVTPLAEARAILADSFDLNYSKAVERATDKVFDRVKDKIPEIEWPFYAPLIFQINRLKKEKDAVILAHNYQTPQIYHGVADVVGDSLQLAIEATKVRQSVIVQCGVHFMAETSKLLNPDKTVLIPDSRAGCSLSESITAEDVLAMRAQYPGAPVVTYVNTSAAVKAVTDVCCTSSNALDIVNRVEGDTVIMIPDQYLAANTAKKTKKKIITWAGACEVHETFTAEDISELRHAYPTAKIIAHPECPPEVIDAVDFAGSTAAMIDWVKTTKPPRVVMVTECSMSDNVASETTGVDFLRGCNICPHMKRINLENVLWSLHTMSEEVTIPTDIIAPARRAVERMIELSRKGD
- a CDS encoding RidA family protein, with translation MSDILHHMITTGPRPVAPFSHAVETNGLVFVTGQMPTDPDAPDAPLPEGIEAQTRRVMDNLKIVLGGIGLRLEHIVMARIYLTQFERDYAAFNAIWPGYFEAGKLPARTTVGVTALAVGALVEIDLVVRRPG
- a CDS encoding tetratricopeptide repeat protein; its protein translation is MRTVFPLVIAVLLSALGPAPLVFAQSGGFSVTQSSQMDALFARLSAATDEAEARAIADEIWQIWTHPDDTAIAARMQDIIAQSGFAGPASQMPLIDALVADYPDYSEGWNLRATAHFLNGAYEKSLLDIEETLKREPRHFGAMAGRALIYHTQGKSEEAMKAIQEALEIHPFLPERGLFPDLGPPPIRS
- a CDS encoding GNAT family N-acetyltransferase; its protein translation is MSEGDYTVKREEGPTRGRYVIALAPGAEAEMTYKKSEDGMIIIDHTGVPPEFEGRGIALQLVKAAIADARAQNFKIKPVCPYVVVQFRRHPDWSDLLA
- a CDS encoding DUF3298 domain-containing protein, encoding MRIAIAAGLLFIGQLFMPASIALAASFDCTRATTPFERAICDNADLSAADDRLALTYETALGGLSEPAREQMRGDQRRWLAFAQQACSPGARPLSSGAYSEAGLSCLIDVFSDRSRVLETSRIIDGYRYYPTSRYAALPDPYEAANPESYWPVARHEVSYPQLDGTVPFHAAFNDFVAEKSYALSDIPADSGDPGAVDETSDTYVSMGVSDTSTGRRITLDVTTYWYGHGAAHGNGMTFFLHWLSDEEREVVATDIFDKPGWEGALLKKVTAALRAQHGSFLMLDDPQDIAEVVINPERWDLSDPYDLVVTFGPYEVAAYAYGSPTARIAWDDLAELTADGADGVRYGY
- a CDS encoding diguanylate cyclase; this translates as MRRPISSLLRHIGDTLSLKVLLFVLAGFAVVAAPAYLAFNWIANSTVIQLGTLFAEKQVLYDRYRGLGALVREVSLAETLAGSQAIRDWARNEDDPALMRRGIAELEHFRQSFADRSYFFVIDGSGNYYFNDAANAYAGNQRRYAVSADNPRDAWYFSAKALGEGCYLNVDNDANLRVTKVWMNCVIREGRNVLGVLGTGIDLTAFIQEVVNVPQTGVTSMFVDRQGFIQAHRDEDLVNLASLSESLSDKRTVFSLVDSEADRQVLERLLDRVASSEVQVISDFVTIEGKQVLVGAGYLDRLGWFNVTLMDVDAIIDKRLFLPIGALLIAVMGITAFVLMLVFKRSVLDRVFVLETAVRRARSGDYPAARALGGTGGDEIDRLSTAFSDMAGAVDVQTSELEARVRERTADLERLANMDGQTGLLNRRGFSAAHAAAAPEGAYGLLLVDIDRFKGINDNFGHAAGDAVINDMTMRIAQVVGPANPCARWGGDEFIVLLPESSSNVLRAMAYAVLAAINDGPLLMADGSEIAMSASIGACMAEAGDGLEIATDMADAALYAAKEQGRNRVVVFDREMGDFHKSSRNRQG
- a CDS encoding alpha/beta hydrolase, with product MSAYHFRQADGEHEASPTIFLFHGTGGDENQFFDFAAQVLPGARRIAPRGDVSEQGALRYFRRTGEGVYDMADLATRTEAMRAFVSAQIGPDHKGKVIGLGYSNGANILASVQFAAPQLFDAVVLMHPLIPFSPAPADYSGRQVLITAGRRDPIAPAPETSTLAAYFETNGADVDRAWHEGGHEIRQEEISAIAAFLSKPGPKSHQS
- the lptD gene encoding LPS assembly protein LptD, which encodes MRPVDRHLIGGALALAMLAGLGPAGITAVSAQGLVPANYFNQAIDPSSPTGVEADELIFDANNNTITAYGDVVLKADGWVLKGQSLVFRRNVGELEMSGGVTVRDPAGNISQSPSLVVTGGMRQVFLQSLALTGTDGSLVTADSLDYDRELQSVLVNAYYAPCGDCIDDKGRRIGWSMSAAKVTYNREDRSVTLEQPSLALLGVPVLWLPYLWLPDLSGEALDDMPRPELDYDDKYGLKVSVPVTVYSSRFTDVILSPTLLTGQGGLLGAEWIQRFSGGQFRIKASGLYQFNKNAFSSYGPAVRDWRGAIQASGHFVPVKDWEVGASYAVYTDRAYFDDYDLDKQKAAINQVYVTHLNDDTYLDARVQQFNALGNTSQAQVERQGLALPNVRVEKTFTLPEGAGQVDIEARLLGVQRVRDSASTVGGVPYVHGYAGSRMHGMAQASWQNQFIAGGAVVTPFLGARLDGAVYDGNSTLASAPPAGDLWGVTPIAALDVRYPLIAGSPGMTHLVEPIAQIVYRNASSIAPGITNEDSQSVVFDDTNLFSYNRFTGIDRQETGLRLNVGGRYLASMDDGNYLELVAGQSFQLAGTNVFATPDLTNAGVDSGLDSAASYAVLGAYGRVMDSVSLGGKLQVDTTTFALARAGAGIKYSQDGWAGAFNYRYAKAETGLGNVRDLHEVGVEATMPFADYWSVSSNVYWDLAANKFLQVGGGLAYDDGYLNIAGAVTRTGPTHTSPNDTRITATFRIKAPSGLNLGYSGGLPGL